DNA sequence from the Melospiza georgiana isolate bMelGeo1 chromosome 7, bMelGeo1.pri, whole genome shotgun sequence genome:
GATTTCCATGCATTCAGCACAACTCTAGAAACACATCTTGCTTAAAACACTCACTGAAACAATGCCAAACTTACAAATCCTGGGAAGTCATAGTCCAGCCCCTTCTCAGCCAGCTTCTTCCGTAAGAGCCTCTCCTTCCTCAGCAGGCGCTGCGTCATCCTGGCCTTCTCCAGCAGGGAGCGCACGCGGTTGTAGCGCCGCACGGCCGGCTGCGAGGGCTGCCTGAACATCCTGTCacagccctggaacaggctctcgTGGACCTTCTCAGGAGGCACGAACTGACCTGCAGCAAGCACAGCACACGGGTTACAGCTGGGCTCCCCCTCCTGCCGGGGGCactcacacagcacagctcacagccacAACACCGCGCTGCTCAGCGAGCCAGGAACAAAGAAACCAACACTGCACCCTCAGCCAGCCACAGAAATGGGGGGGTGGGTGTGCAGGGGGATagaatacaagaaaataaagatggtgtagaaagtaatcttacccctgAGGAGTcgcagctgggccaattatcaaagattaggaacaggcctgactttaccaggccacaggtgtaagcaatgagaagcagatgctataaaagagtggggtggctgggtgagaggggagctggagtcagctggctgctttgtgaagaagaaagagtcagtgctctgagaaacaccaagaaggtatggaactttgtgataaggagacagcAGTGTGGAACTCTTGCAATGACAACGTGGGTGGATGGATAAAACACTTTAACAGTTTCATCCAGAAAGATCACACAAAATTGTTTCACAACAACACATCAACTTATAATCCTTTACAAAGAAAGTTTTACTGTTACCATGACTGAGAAACTCAGTGATTTAATCAACTGCAGCAGTTGCAAATGCCAAAGAATGTCCATGTGAAAGGAATGATCTTTCCAGCAAACCCAACTTTGTCCTGAGATTTCGTGTTACACAGTCACTAGGAGCAACATCAGCCCAGAGGAAAAACCAGCACTAGTGACCAAAAGCCTGCTGAGCATGTTCTTTACACATGATGAAAATCTTTACACATGATGAAAagctcagccccacagaaaATACTTCTGGGAcaaaacttcattaaaaaaaaacctaaaattcTATGCACAGTTGAAAAAGATAAATGAAATAACCACAAGTTTCCTTTGCATGCTAGAGAACTTAAACTCAGCTTATACTTACACTTCAGCAGTCTCTCAGAGAACAGGTAGTTGTTCATTGTGTCTGCAACAATCTTGGCCACATCATCAGACTCAAACTCCATAAATGCATAGCCTTTGCTGGCTCCAGTCTGTGAGACAAGGGAGAAACATCAAACAGTGCTTTGGTACCTGAAGAGctctattaaaattattttattcttctaAAGTCATAGCCCATTCTCAGCTAACGACAGCTAAATTCACAAAGGTCGCTGAAAGTGTGAGAAATGCAATTCAGTCCTGAAAGACAGATTTGGTCCTAAATTGGTATCATGTtatttgtaaaatatatatttgcacACAAAACAAACTGCTCACGGGTATCTActtgccaaaaaaaccccaaagccaccCTGCATTGCTGCTGTTCCACTGTTCCATGCTTATACAGTAATCTTAAAATGTGACACCAAACCCCGAAGTGAGAAAAAATTAGCTTTATCCAACACAGCAAGTAAGTTAAAATAGAATCGTGGCACTTCAGTTGTACCCTGAACCGGAGCACTCCAGCATTTCCCACTGGAGTGAATTTACTCACGTTCAAAAGGCCCACAAGAGCCGTGCCCCAGCCGCCGCCTGGCAGTCGGGGACAGCCCCGGGCCCTGCCGCTCCCACGAGGGGCTCCCGAGGGCCTCAGGGCGCAGCGGGCTCTGCGCGTTCCGAGGGCCCTCGCTGGGCACGGGGGAGCCCCGGCGGGCACGgagccggcccggcccggccccgtcACGGCCCCACACGGACCGCTCCTCACCTTCTTGCTCCGGGAGAGCCGCAGCCGCGTCACCGTGCCGAACTGCCCGAAGTACTCGCGGAGCTGCGGCTCGCACAGGCCCCGCGGGAGATGCCCCACGAACACCACGCCGGGCGTCAGCTCCTCCTGTGGGCACAGAGACCGCGTCAGCCCGGGCCGGGACTCACCGCGCcgtccccgccccgccgggcagcCCCGCTCACCTTGGCCGTCCGCTTGGTGCGGGCCCGCTGCACCTTCTGCTGGAACTGGCGCTGCAGCCGCGGCTCCAGCGCCAGGAGCGGCGCCGCCCTCACGGCCGCGGTACCCGCGGGCACCTCCGCCGCCATGGCCTCCCCCGCCGCCATGCTGCCTCCGCGCGGCCGCCGGAAGTGCGTCACTGCCCTCGCGCCGGCGCCGCGCGGCCAGACGCCGTCTCCTGGCAACGGGGCGGACGGGCCCTCGCGCGGCCACACCGGGCCCAGCCCCGCCGCACCGGGAGGGCGGCCTGGGACACCGACACCGCCGGGGCGGCAAACTCCCGCCCTGGGAGCGGCCAGCTGCACCCCCGGGGCGAGCAGCACTCTCTGGGCACCCTCCCAGCCGCTCCCACGGCCATTGCTGGCTGCTCGGGCCGCTCAGGCGGTGCGCGGGGCAGCCCGGCGCGGCGCTGcaggcggggcggggcggggcaggCGCGCGCCGGCGGCGCGGAAGGCCCCGTGGGCGGGAAGCGGCGGCACCATGTCGGTGAGCGAGATGTTCGCGGCGCTGCAGGGAGCGCTCGGCCAGGACCAGGACATCCGAGAGgtgccggggcgggcgggaccGGGAACGGGaccgggaacgggaacgggaacgggacGGGGTGGTGCCGCCGTGGCTGTGGCTCGGCTGACGGCGCGCTGTGCCCGCAGGAGATCCGGAAGGTGGTGCAGGCGCTGGAGCAGACGGCGCGGGAGATCCTGACGCTGCTGCAGGGCGTGCACCAGGGGCCCGGCTTCCAGCACAGTGAGTCCCGCGGAGAACAGCCGGGGCGGGAGTGCCCCTGGGAGCACGCGGGTGCCCTGTCCCGGGACCCTTCTCCAGGGTCCAGTCTCTCCCGGGGCCTTCAGCGTGGGTTTCCCGGAGGCAGCTGCGGAGAGGAGGGCGCAGCTGCGAGGTTTCAAGCCAGACAAGCAGTAAAGCTGCCGTTCAGCGTTATGGGCTCCGTTCtgtccctttctccctccctaGCATGGTGCTTTTCTGTCTCGGTATAGAGCAGTGTGTTCTTTTCCAGGTATTCACatcctgggctgctgagttGGCTTTTAGGTCTCCCTGTAAGTGATTTGCGCAGAAATTGTGTTATCATCTCTTGTTGGGCCTCTTATCAGTCTCATCTCTTCACCCCACACCGCAAAAAGCTGTGTTCCTGAGCACTGAGGGGGTATTCAGGATGGGCTAGGATGAGGGGAACACATTTCAATCTCGTTTGTACAAACACATTCTGTCTGTGTGTATAAAATCTGCTTAATGCGGCAAAATGTAAAAAGAATTTGCAAGGGCTGAAACAGCAGGACCTGCCCTTGATGTCTGCTTGAGTGGTAGCAGGAATTGTTCTGCAGCTTTGGAGGTTTGGGTTGTCATCAGCCTGGTTCCAGGCTTCTCTGGTGTTGGACAGAATGTTTCTGGGCCAGCCCATTTCCTCCAGGCCAcgagagcagctctgcatgcCCAGGTGTCAGATCTGCTCTTTCTGCCCCCTCATTTCTCAGCTTACTGATGGCACTACTGGAATAAACCTAAATATGTCCATTAAGAGGTAGTTTTCTCCAGTCAGTTAATATCTTGTGAGAAGAAGCACCCATCCTGACTTTGCTGGAAAGTCTTGAGAGGAATTTGTGCAGGCCACTGAAGGGAAACAGGAGCAGCCTCCCCGGGTGCTGTGTTTCTCCCTTGCAGAGCTGATGGGTTGTTTCAGCCTGATGAGGTTCCCCAgcacactggggctggggctggaggcctGGCCTTCCTCTGGCCTCAGAGAGGGTCTGTGCTCAGCAATGAGCAGCACCTGAGCTTTGAGCTGTGCAGGCAAGTGCAGGTTCCATCTGCTGGGaaacctggcagtgctggaaatcAGAGCTGCTGAGTGGTTATTTGCACAGGTTCAGTTCTCTAACCTGGGAACATCCATGGTCATTGTGTGGGGAACAACTTCAGGTATGTAGTTGTAGAGGCCCATCTTCAACTCAGTGTATTTTCACTTGATTTTTAATTCCTGGAGACAGCTGGTCCTGGAACTTGAGGAGGCTGAGAAGAGATttggaataattaaaaaaaggacaaaaccaatgaaaaaatggaaaacaaacaaacaaacaaaaatcaaaccaaaaaaccacaaataaataaacaatcaAGCAAAACCCCCAAAGCCTCATCTTATAATTATTGCAAAAATAATGCCTTATAGGTCAAGAGTTAACTTGTGATAGCAGACCTGTGAATTTGTCATCAAATTCAGCTCTGTTAGTAAAACCATGGGATAGTTGGGAGTTTGATGGAGGACAGCTTCCCATACCAGCCAGTGGCTTTTAAAATGTCATCTCCCAGAGGCTTCCTTGGTGCTtgtcccagctggagctggagagctgctgggagggctgggcagggcagcgtGTGCTGCATCTGCTGTGGCCTGGTGACAGGCAGGGCCAACACAGCCCCAGAGACACCTCTGTCCTTGCTCTTGAGGCTGCAGAGCATCAGTTTGAATCTGGGGCTGAGTGTGTGTCACTGGACATTGTCTGAGCCTTTGCAGTAAGGATTGTTTCTCTTTGTCACAGgtgcctctgcagagcccaaaCGGGAATGTGTTCCTTACTGTCCCCCAGCCACACGATGCTCACCTGACAGAGGCAGCCCTGTAGCTCTCAGTGAGCTTCACACAGCTCTTTCATCCTGGCTGCCACATGGAGCACTCCCACATGCTGCTTCCtgaaactttcctttttttccatgtcattctcctctcttttattttctaaacaGAAACTATGTGTTATTAACAGAAGTTTTATAATCACCCTAGAGTGACTCCTCGTGGGTGTTGTTTGCTGAAAACCATCCCAGCTTTCAGATGCAGCTTTTGTGAACAGTCCTGGCCTCTGCACATGGAGATGCAGGAGGGCTGCCAGGTTGATCTTTGTCCTTCCTCGGGCTGTGACCCGGCTGTGTGAGGGACGCTGTGGCCGCCGgcactgcaggcactgcagcgGGGCTGTAACTCTGTCGGCGAACGGGAggtggcagtggctgctgcgGGAACGAGAGATcattcctctgcagagctgcaacCCAGGCTCTGCAAATACATCGTAAAAAGCAGGAAATGCAGTTTCCTGAAGGGATGTTGCACGTCATGTAGCCAAATTCTGAtggattagaaaaaaaaataggataatattttaatatagagaaagaaaagtttcttttcctttgacTGTGAGAGTTGCCTGACAGCAGTGCTTGGTGTGTGCTTCCTTTGGagccagctgctgtgtgcagtgctgtTCCATTGCTTGGGATCTGGCTGTTGCTGGGACATCTTGGCTCAAGTTCCAAACCAAGGCCCAGAGTAGATCAGACAGGCTGGAATTCCAGAGTCTTTCTGCTTTACCTCTGTGGCTCATGGTGCCACCAGGAATACTTCTCAGGTTG
Encoded proteins:
- the NIFK gene encoding LOW QUALITY PROTEIN: MKI67 FHA domain-interacting nucleolar phosphoprotein (The sequence of the model RefSeq protein was modified relative to this genomic sequence to represent the inferred CDS: inserted 1 base in 1 codon); this translates as MAAGEAMAAEVPAGTAAVRAAPLLALEPRLQRQFQQKVQRARTKRTAKEELTPGVVFVGHLPRGLCEPQLREYFGQFGTVTRLRLSRSKKTGASKGYAFMEFESDDVAKIVADTMNNYLFSERLLKCQFVPPEKVHESLFQGCDRMFRQPSQPAVRRYNRVRSLLEKARMTQRLLRKERLLRKKLAEKGLDYDFPGFAAQALSKKRKKVKTSKKANLNISLSSQDPTPVCTPAVLERRKAARMDDDTEDDEVTLRLPSASGKNAVQRPKKQPRXKAKPEETETDLKLLCL